The following are encoded in a window of Planctomycetia bacterium genomic DNA:
- a CDS encoding efflux RND transporter periplasmic adaptor subunit, translating to MLGPLFATAMQARRSSALVVSLKRIGNAISGRRRWAIVVCAMIATMITPLPFTVRCDCELQPKQQRVVAAPFNAVWRQSHVRPGDFVTEGQPLGLLDSSELLRELAAATADRDRAAKSSDVNAAAGKTAAAQIDRLEVRRVEERRSLLMRRLENIELKSPITGIVMSGEWERAEGAPIKQGTVLYEIAPLDRIVVETFVAEGEIERLRPGSSATVVLDARPYENYTGTVERIYPRAEIHDDANVFIIEITLDNPDRVLRPGMKGHVYVETETRSIAKLFTDRFWPTYAWMSW from the coding sequence GTGCTCGGTCCACTCTTCGCTACGGCGATGCAGGCGCGCCGCTCTTCGGCGTTGGTTGTCAGCTTGAAACGAATCGGCAATGCCATTTCCGGCCGTCGACGCTGGGCCATCGTCGTTTGTGCAATGATCGCGACGATGATCACTCCCTTGCCTTTCACCGTCCGTTGCGATTGCGAGCTACAACCCAAGCAACAACGTGTCGTTGCGGCCCCTTTCAATGCCGTTTGGCGGCAAAGCCACGTTCGACCGGGCGATTTCGTCACGGAAGGTCAACCGCTCGGTCTTCTCGACTCGTCCGAGTTGCTGAGAGAACTTGCTGCGGCGACGGCCGATCGAGATCGAGCCGCTAAATCGAGCGACGTGAATGCCGCTGCCGGAAAAACGGCTGCCGCACAAATCGATCGTTTGGAAGTGCGACGTGTCGAGGAACGAAGGTCTCTACTCATGCGCCGTCTGGAAAATATCGAATTGAAGAGTCCGATTACGGGAATCGTGATGAGTGGCGAATGGGAACGCGCGGAAGGGGCCCCGATCAAGCAAGGAACCGTGCTCTATGAGATCGCGCCGCTAGATCGAATCGTCGTCGAGACATTCGTTGCCGAAGGCGAGATCGAACGCCTGCGGCCGGGCTCCTCGGCTACCGTGGTACTAGATGCTCGGCCTTACGAGAACTATACCGGTACGGTCGAGCGCATCTATCCCCGAGCGGAGATTCACGACGACGCGAACGTTTTTATCATCGAAATCACACTGGATAATCCCGACCGCGTCCTGCGACCCGGCATGAAAGGACACGTTTACGTGGAGACGGAAACTCGTTCGATAGCGAAGCTATTCACCGATCGCTTTTGGCCGACATATGCTTGGATGAGTTGGTAA